In one Balneolales bacterium ANBcel1 genomic region, the following are encoded:
- a CDS encoding polysaccharide biosynthesis C-terminal domain-containing protein, whose amino-acid sequence MGKLRELFSDTLVYGISSVAARFINYLLVPFYTKFFDPAAYGIIGLIYGAVVFLNVLFTFGMESSYLRYGADREKARNVFKTVQLSLLAGASALALASWLFMPLLAPLVGLEASTGGSAASAQAIQGLHHLSGEHLFYLMLAILWLDALCMVPFAELRLVRKSFTYAFIRLGNVIINVSLNLYLVIIAGWGIEAVLISNVAASLCTVLALAWFTSHMYQGRWDGAILKRALWFGLPYIPAGLSHAINEVLSRFAVNNMPQETVDRLYGSSYTADDITGIFNACIKLSVFMLLAVQMFRMAWLPFFMRQSGSDDARRIFAEVFTWFNIAAAVVFIGVGLFVEHIVRLQVPLLEGTLIDSRYWMGLHIVPWLLMAYWFQGWFLNFMAGVFIKEKMWYLSGITMLGALITLFGNILLVPQFGMLGAVWVTLACFFSMAMMMYLLSRQVYHAPYKLYRNGLIVIISGLVVALGHGFGSEIFEPFLAKMVLFVLSLLSLVVFGIYEQRNRF is encoded by the coding sequence GTGGGCAAATTACGCGAGCTTTTTTCCGACACTCTTGTCTACGGCATCAGCAGTGTAGCCGCCCGTTTCATTAATTATCTGCTGGTTCCATTCTACACCAAGTTTTTTGATCCCGCAGCCTACGGTATCATCGGTCTGATTTATGGTGCCGTTGTATTCCTGAATGTGCTGTTCACATTCGGGATGGAGTCATCCTACCTGCGCTACGGAGCCGACCGCGAAAAGGCACGAAATGTTTTCAAGACGGTTCAGCTGAGCCTGCTGGCAGGAGCTTCCGCCCTGGCCCTGGCATCCTGGCTGTTCATGCCGCTGCTGGCTCCGCTGGTCGGACTCGAGGCATCCACCGGTGGTTCCGCAGCCTCCGCCCAGGCCATTCAGGGCCTCCATCACCTCTCCGGGGAGCACCTGTTCTACCTGATGCTTGCCATTCTTTGGCTGGACGCGCTTTGCATGGTACCATTTGCCGAGCTGCGATTGGTGCGGAAATCATTCACCTATGCCTTTATCCGCCTGGGGAACGTCATCATCAATGTCTCACTGAACCTCTATCTGGTGATCATTGCCGGATGGGGAATCGAGGCGGTGCTGATCAGCAATGTTGCCGCTTCCTTGTGCACCGTGCTGGCCCTGGCCTGGTTCACATCACACATGTACCAGGGTCGGTGGGATGGCGCCATCCTGAAACGAGCGCTATGGTTCGGGCTGCCATACATTCCGGCCGGACTCAGTCACGCCATCAACGAAGTACTCAGCCGGTTTGCCGTCAACAACATGCCCCAGGAGACTGTCGACCGGCTTTACGGAAGCTCCTATACCGCCGATGATATAACGGGTATCTTCAATGCGTGCATTAAGTTGTCGGTGTTCATGCTCCTGGCCGTGCAGATGTTCCGGATGGCATGGCTGCCGTTTTTCATGCGGCAGTCGGGCAGTGATGACGCCCGCCGGATCTTTGCCGAGGTGTTTACCTGGTTCAATATTGCCGCTGCGGTTGTGTTTATCGGAGTCGGTTTGTTTGTGGAGCACATTGTCCGGTTACAGGTACCGTTGCTTGAAGGCACCCTGATCGACTCCCGCTACTGGATGGGTCTTCACATTGTCCCCTGGCTGCTCATGGCCTACTGGTTCCAGGGCTGGTTTCTGAACTTTATGGCCGGTGTGTTTATTAAGGAGAAAATGTGGTATCTCTCCGGAATCACAATGTTGGGGGCACTCATCACCCTTTTCGGGAACATACTGCTGGTACCTCAGTTTGGAATGCTGGGTGCGGTGTGGGTTACGCTGGCCTGCTTCTTCTCCATGGCCATGATGATGTATCTCCTGTCCCGGCAGGTCTACCATGCACCGTACAAGCTGTATAGGAATGGCTTAATAGTTATTATTTCGGGACTTGTGGTTGCTCTTGGTCACGGCTTTGGCAGCGAAATCTTTGAACCTTTTCTTGCAAAAATGGTGTTGTTCGTATTAAGTTTACTTTCATTGGTTGTTTTCGGAATATATGAGCAGCGGAACCGTTTCTAG
- a CDS encoding NYN domain-containing protein encodes MSKYGIYVDAVSVTMNGGYGLRYDILRKFAGRDGSHAARLNVYLAYDRSRAREDDNYQAKTTRFCEVLRDFQYKVIERPVDRLIDPDTGEVVSQGAVDVDMAVDIVSQAETMDRIVILTHNEKFMRLVNALQDKGCRVELIGFDNMDSTLKRQADLYVSGYVIPGLLPIKSPYEWGSVGSRVRGVCYDFSHSDGYGFMRYLAKINDKLWITDSRSPDSPYRTVFAHVSQFEADFDTSFLPSRELIFEFDLVENDKGLVAQNIVLVSAP; translated from the coding sequence ATGAGTAAATACGGGATTTATGTAGACGCGGTGAGCGTCACAATGAATGGCGGATACGGATTACGCTATGATATTCTCAGAAAATTTGCGGGGAGGGATGGGAGTCATGCCGCCCGGCTGAATGTCTATCTTGCCTATGACCGCAGCCGCGCGCGGGAAGATGATAATTACCAGGCCAAGACGACCCGGTTCTGCGAAGTGCTTCGCGATTTTCAGTATAAAGTGATTGAACGGCCAGTAGATCGACTGATTGATCCTGATACCGGCGAGGTGGTTTCGCAGGGTGCCGTTGATGTCGATATGGCGGTGGATATTGTTTCGCAGGCCGAAACCATGGATCGGATTGTTATCCTCACGCATAACGAGAAGTTCATGCGGCTGGTCAATGCGCTGCAGGACAAGGGATGCCGTGTGGAGCTCATCGGGTTCGACAACATGGACAGCACACTGAAACGTCAGGCTGACCTCTATGTATCCGGTTATGTGATCCCCGGCCTGCTTCCGATTAAATCGCCTTATGAATGGGGTTCGGTCGGCTCTCGTGTACGCGGAGTTTGCTATGATTTTTCACACAGCGACGGCTATGGCTTTATGCGCTATCTCGCAAAAATCAACGACAAGCTTTGGATAACCGATTCGCGCTCTCCCGACTCCCCCTATCGTACCGTATTTGCGCATGTGTCGCAGTTTGAGGCGGATTTTGATACCAGCTTCCTGCCCAGCAGGGAACTGATTTTCGAGTTCGATCTGGTGGAAAACGACAAGGGGCTGGTGGCTCAGAATATCGTGCTGGTCTCGGCTCCGTAA
- a CDS encoding ABC transporter substrate-binding protein, which yields MSGKKTMCGHVPADSSSLVTVLFLFISFVIRFSGALAGLSKAIAHNRGTSGRRTPSGQVFFSQQALSVPDVACNWKPVQGSRQFNANPHPALWPLLLAGAFVLASCGTSTETVVVDRQARTIEVEEDEIVEDTSVRVLKLGEVNPIRSFDPLFAENSATMRVVMLAYEGLVRFNENDDIVPAAARGWEISSDSLRYTFHLRNDLFFHDDESFTQGRGRRVTSRDVVRVFERMASRDVPTHGAELFMNTIRGFETYFLEQHELFFDADRKVDRITGIETSGNATVIFHLAETDPHFLEKLASPYAVLYPSEPFRFRDEGLHRHAVGTGPFRFESSVGDSIHIFLRNTTYSGAGQQDRRIPNVHRLELLNVSDETRLYSHFTRNRIDVIPELGLLSIHTLVDDNNELFEELRSLYRIEARPDPNPVVVRYNAANRFGLDHADAAAILRHVNTDTLQSALRNPTLRVTYKQEEFSQTNIGRVFRRFGNEGDRRMLFAFNQDNRPRLITSQLVGLVDDNLNVDLIQRRVFSRDTFLYTDYLTTFIPGVEHAPRPQEVLRLESDRYLLSNQRIEGIRTNSLSWWIDLAHVRVRDIDTP from the coding sequence ATGTCAGGTAAAAAAACCATGTGCGGACACGTTCCGGCTGACTCCTCGTCTTTAGTAACCGTCCTGTTCCTGTTCATCTCGTTTGTAATCCGGTTTTCGGGCGCTCTTGCGGGACTATCGAAAGCGATTGCCCATAACCGGGGCACATCAGGCAGACGGACACCATCCGGTCAGGTTTTCTTTTCACAACAGGCGCTTTCCGTCCCGGATGTTGCGTGCAACTGGAAGCCCGTGCAAGGCTCCCGTCAGTTCAATGCGAACCCGCATCCGGCTTTGTGGCCGTTGTTGCTGGCCGGTGCGTTTGTTCTGGCCTCCTGCGGGACATCAACAGAGACCGTGGTTGTAGACCGCCAGGCGAGGACTATCGAAGTAGAAGAGGACGAAATCGTGGAGGACACCTCAGTCCGGGTACTCAAACTTGGAGAAGTCAACCCCATACGAAGCTTCGATCCGTTATTTGCAGAAAATTCCGCAACCATGCGGGTTGTCATGCTGGCCTACGAGGGACTGGTGCGCTTCAATGAAAACGATGACATCGTTCCTGCAGCCGCCCGGGGCTGGGAGATTTCCTCCGACTCCCTCCGCTATACCTTTCACCTGCGGAATGATCTCTTTTTTCATGATGATGAGAGCTTTACCCAGGGGCGCGGGCGAAGAGTCACCAGCCGTGACGTTGTTCGTGTATTTGAGCGCATGGCTTCGCGGGATGTCCCCACACATGGCGCCGAACTGTTCATGAACACCATCCGGGGATTTGAGACCTACTTCCTCGAACAACACGAGCTGTTTTTTGATGCCGACAGAAAAGTCGACCGCATAACCGGGATCGAGACCAGCGGAAACGCCACCGTCATCTTCCACCTGGCCGAAACGGACCCCCATTTTCTTGAGAAACTCGCTTCTCCTTACGCCGTGCTTTACCCCTCTGAACCCTTTCGGTTTCGGGATGAGGGACTTCATCGCCATGCCGTCGGCACGGGACCGTTCCGTTTTGAGTCCTCTGTAGGCGACAGCATCCACATTTTTCTGCGAAATACCACCTACAGCGGTGCAGGTCAGCAAGACCGGCGCATTCCCAATGTCCACCGGCTTGAACTGCTCAATGTAAGCGATGAGACGCGCCTCTACTCTCACTTCACCAGGAATCGAATCGATGTCATTCCCGAGCTGGGTCTGCTGAGTATCCACACCCTTGTCGACGACAACAACGAGCTTTTTGAAGAGCTGCGCAGTTTGTACCGGATTGAGGCCAGGCCTGACCCCAACCCGGTTGTGGTGCGCTATAACGCGGCAAACCGGTTTGGGCTGGATCACGCCGATGCCGCGGCAATCCTGCGTCATGTGAACACCGACACCCTGCAGTCCGCTTTGCGAAACCCCACTCTCAGGGTCACTTACAAGCAGGAAGAATTCAGCCAGACCAATATCGGAAGGGTATTTCGCCGGTTTGGAAACGAGGGTGACCGCAGGATGCTGTTCGCATTCAACCAGGACAACCGGCCGCGGCTGATCACCTCACAGCTGGTCGGTCTTGTGGATGATAATCTGAATGTGGATCTGATTCAACGCCGTGTATTCAGCCGGGACACCTTCCTGTACACCGACTATCTGACCACATTCATCCCCGGAGTGGAACACGCCCCCCGGCCGCAGGAGGTGCTCAGACTGGAATCGGATCGTTATCTGCTTTCCAACCAAAGGATTGAAGGGATTCGTACCAACAGCCTCAGCTGGTGGATCGACCTTGCCCACGTACGGGTTAGGGACATCGATACACCCTAG
- a CDS encoding HIT family protein, whose product MATIFTKIIKGEIPGYKIAEDDRFYAFLDISPISKGHTLVVPKVETDYLFDLPDDLLAGMMIFAKSVALAMDRSLKPIRTGVIVEGLEVPHAHIHLVPIYDEKQKVALGESIDVPEAEMKALSDKVRKEWEAGA is encoded by the coding sequence ATGGCTACAATTTTTACCAAAATAATCAAAGGAGAAATCCCTGGCTACAAAATTGCCGAGGATGACCGGTTCTATGCGTTTCTGGATATCAGTCCCATCAGCAAGGGGCACACCCTGGTGGTTCCCAAAGTGGAAACCGATTACCTGTTTGATCTGCCCGATGATCTGTTAGCCGGTATGATGATTTTCGCGAAATCGGTGGCGCTTGCCATGGACCGCTCCCTGAAACCCATTCGAACGGGTGTGATTGTGGAGGGACTGGAAGTGCCGCATGCCCATATCCACCTGGTTCCCATATATGATGAGAAGCAAAAAGTGGCGCTGGGTGAAAGCATTGATGTGCCGGAGGCGGAGATGAAGGCGCTCTCCGACAAGGTGCGCAAAGAGTGGGAGGCCGGTGCATGA
- a CDS encoding 3-dehydroquinate dehydratase codes for MNILILHGPNLNMLGRREKEHYGTGDQHQLMSMLKQRFPGDRFELFQSNHEGELVDRVHKAVEEAYDGMIVNFGGLTHTSVSLRDALTLLPVQPVEVHLSNIHAREAFRHTSLTGGACRGMISGFGFFGYVMAVEALHETD; via the coding sequence ATGAACATCCTGATTCTGCATGGCCCCAACCTGAATATGCTGGGCAGGCGCGAGAAGGAGCACTACGGCACCGGTGATCAGCACCAGCTGATGTCCATGCTCAAGCAAAGATTTCCCGGCGACCGGTTCGAGCTCTTTCAAAGCAATCATGAGGGCGAGCTGGTGGATCGGGTTCACAAGGCGGTTGAAGAGGCGTATGATGGGATGATTGTCAATTTTGGAGGCCTCACCCACACGTCCGTCTCACTGCGGGATGCCCTGACACTCCTTCCGGTGCAACCGGTGGAGGTCCATTTGTCCAATATACATGCGCGTGAGGCCTTCCGGCATACGTCACTGACCGGTGGCGCCTGCCGGGGAATGATCAGCGGATTCGGTTTTTTCGGTTATGTGATGGCGGTCGAAGCTCTTCACGAAACGGACTGA
- a CDS encoding D-alanine--D-alanine ligase: MLQKNLVIAFGGNSPEHEVSVLTAIQAASALETAGWNLIPLYITKDGIWLTGEHLLDLESYKDIHDAERRGTPCHFEMGDDGMARLAALPGGLFSRTKRHRIDALLCAFHGADGENGAFQGLCETFNIPYTGSDVSSSAIGMDKRLAKELCRQAGIPVVEDVRIQEEEWIREQERLVTACEQLGFPLYVKPVSLGSSIGVHRVGDRQALATAVEESFRYDSGLLVEKAVHPLTEINCSALGDQDAVQVSVCEQPLGKEELLSFEDKYMHGDGGKGMAAASRHIPAPLPEEQTRQIREYTRHIFHQLGCSGVARLDFLLNTDTGEIFFNEINTIPGSFSFYLWEATEVPFDRLLGELISLALKRHQKKNSRVRSHEVNLLSQKAAKGLKGLKGGK, from the coding sequence ATGCTTCAAAAGAATCTGGTCATTGCTTTCGGTGGAAATTCTCCCGAACACGAGGTTTCGGTACTTACGGCCATCCAGGCGGCTTCCGCACTGGAGACGGCCGGCTGGAACCTGATTCCACTCTATATCACCAAGGACGGGATCTGGCTCACCGGCGAACATCTGCTGGACCTGGAGTCCTACAAGGATATCCACGATGCCGAAAGGCGTGGAACCCCCTGCCATTTTGAGATGGGCGATGACGGAATGGCGCGGCTGGCCGCTCTCCCCGGCGGCCTTTTTAGCCGGACCAAACGGCACCGTATCGACGCCCTGTTGTGTGCCTTTCATGGGGCCGATGGCGAAAACGGCGCTTTTCAAGGGCTTTGCGAAACATTCAACATACCCTATACCGGTTCGGATGTCTCCTCCTCGGCCATTGGCATGGACAAACGACTCGCCAAGGAGCTTTGCCGGCAGGCGGGAATACCGGTGGTGGAGGATGTCCGAATCCAGGAAGAGGAGTGGATACGGGAACAGGAACGGCTTGTAACCGCATGCGAACAGCTCGGGTTTCCGCTCTATGTGAAACCGGTATCGCTGGGAAGCAGTATCGGTGTGCATCGGGTAGGTGACCGGCAGGCTCTTGCCACGGCTGTCGAGGAGTCGTTTCGCTACGATTCCGGGCTCCTGGTCGAAAAGGCGGTCCACCCGCTCACGGAAATCAATTGCTCGGCCCTGGGTGATCAGGACGCCGTACAGGTCAGCGTCTGCGAACAGCCGCTCGGCAAAGAAGAACTGCTCTCTTTCGAGGACAAATACATGCACGGGGATGGCGGAAAGGGGATGGCGGCGGCCAGCAGACACATACCGGCGCCCCTGCCCGAGGAGCAGACCCGGCAGATCCGGGAATATACCCGCCACATCTTTCACCAGCTTGGCTGCTCCGGAGTCGCCCGGCTCGATTTTCTGCTGAATACGGATACCGGTGAAATCTTTTTCAATGAAATTAATACCATTCCAGGATCGTTTTCTTTTTACCTGTGGGAAGCCACAGAGGTACCGTTCGACCGACTGCTGGGCGAGCTGATTTCGCTCGCACTCAAACGACATCAGAAAAAAAACAGCCGTGTGCGCTCCCATGAAGTGAATCTGCTGAGTCAAAAAGCGGCAAAAGGGCTCAAGGGGCTGAAAGGCGGCAAGTAA
- a CDS encoding NAD(+)/NADH kinase, with product MNLSVLVNQGSDRTAQVAAELLVMAGKMGFRIHMSKKAARAVAKHGKTPKVHTFDTEREAMSMGEITIAIGGDGTILRAARLVREIRHPLLGINSGRLGFLANVQQQHMKAALVKIMNGDYQLDQRHFIQAEFSDGSIAYALNEFVFSRKGTVSMITLTAEYDGSLINRYWADGIIVSSPTGSTAYNLSTGGPIVLPRTNVMVLTPISPHTLTTRPLVLSSQKNLTIKVEPANQKVLFSGDGANYDLPDNDPVVHIRQSDQDIHLIKLSGQSYFQTLREKLMWGADIREKSESISTIKP from the coding sequence ATGAACCTCTCAGTACTCGTCAATCAGGGCAGCGACAGAACGGCACAGGTTGCTGCCGAGCTGCTTGTTATGGCAGGCAAAATGGGGTTCCGAATCCATATGAGCAAGAAGGCGGCCAGGGCTGTAGCAAAGCACGGGAAGACGCCTAAAGTTCACACCTTTGATACCGAGCGGGAAGCGATGTCCATGGGGGAGATCACGATTGCCATTGGCGGAGACGGAACGATACTCAGAGCCGCCAGGCTGGTCAGGGAAATACGGCACCCGTTGCTCGGTATCAACAGCGGGCGCCTCGGCTTTCTTGCGAACGTTCAGCAGCAGCATATGAAAGCGGCACTCGTAAAAATCATGAATGGCGACTATCAGTTGGATCAGCGCCATTTCATCCAGGCGGAGTTCAGCGACGGCAGCATCGCTTACGCTCTCAACGAGTTTGTCTTTTCCAGAAAGGGTACGGTTTCGATGATTACGCTGACCGCCGAATATGACGGCAGCCTGATCAACCGATACTGGGCCGACGGCATTATCGTTTCGTCGCCGACCGGATCAACGGCTTACAACTTGTCGACCGGCGGACCCATTGTGCTGCCTCGCACCAATGTGATGGTACTTACGCCTATTAGTCCGCATACCCTGACGACACGACCGCTGGTGCTGTCGTCCCAAAAGAATCTGACCATAAAAGTAGAACCTGCAAATCAGAAGGTGCTGTTCTCTGGGGACGGCGCCAATTACGATTTGCCTGATAACGACCCGGTTGTGCATATCCGTCAATCTGACCAGGATATCCACCTCATCAAGCTTTCGGGCCAAAGCTATTTTCAAACCCTGCGGGAAAAACTCATGTGGGGTGCCGATATTCGCGAAAAATCTGAAAGTATTTCAACCATTAAACCATGA
- the carB gene encoding carbamoyl-phosphate synthase large subunit, giving the protein MPKRTDINTILLIGSGPIVIGQACEFDYSGTQACRSLREEGYRVVLINSNPATIMTDPIMADAIYLKPLTTQSIREIVELEKPDAVLPTMGGQTALNLARDLHHEGYWEEKGIDIIGVDIDAIDITEDRQKFRDLIERIGIDQCRSRTAKSLLDAKEIALELGGLPLVIRPSFTLGGTGGGIVWTEEEFERKVLRGLELSPIHEILLEESIFGWKEFELELLRDSNENVVIICTIENFDPMGVHTGDSVTVAPSQTLTDKQFQLLRDAAIRMMRSIGTFAGGCNVQFGMEPGTDRVVAIEINPRVSRSSALASKATGYPIAKIAAKLAVGYNLDELENQITKTTSACFEPSLDYVVVKVPRFNFEKFPGVDEELTTQMKAVGEVMSIGRTFPEALNKAWQSLEVGRGGLGADGYEEINREEVRKRLLKPYWDRSLQVRNAFKLGTSVEELHDVTRIDPWFLEQISYMVSLENRTEGQTLYNIGKEDLRELKQAGFSDKQIAWMLSQSDVENITEAQVREKRESMGVKAVFKMVDTCAGEFPASTPYYYSCYDEENESEVTDRKKVLILGSGPNRIGQGIEFDYSCVHAVLAAKDMGYETIMVNCNPETVSTDFDTADKLYFEPVYWEHVYNVIQHEKPEGIILQVGGQTALKLAKQLTRHNVRIFGTPFEMMDLAEDRGKFSETLLRLNIPFPAYGTAFTAREASEIAKRIDYPVLLRPSYVLGGQGMCIAVKESELEEHVRTLLKTHPENEFLIDHFLENAIEVDFDSIYDGEQLHICGIMQHLEPAGVHSGDSTAVLPPYSLSDRVIETMKEYQLRIAKALNVRGFINVQYAVQGSDVFVIEANPRATRTIPFVAKATGRPEADIGVKVMLGAKLSDFDDLESKLENYAIKEPVFPFDKFPEVKKELGPEMKSTGETIYFLKDFQDEHFRKPFEFKNLYLSR; this is encoded by the coding sequence ATGCCCAAACGCACCGACATCAACACCATTCTGCTGATCGGGTCAGGTCCGATTGTTATCGGCCAGGCCTGCGAATTCGATTACTCGGGAACCCAGGCCTGCCGTTCACTGCGGGAAGAGGGGTACCGTGTGGTCCTCATCAACTCCAATCCGGCCACAATCATGACCGACCCGATCATGGCCGACGCCATCTACCTGAAACCGCTCACCACCCAGTCCATCCGCGAGATTGTCGAACTCGAGAAGCCCGACGCGGTGCTGCCGACCATGGGCGGACAGACAGCGCTCAACCTGGCCCGCGACCTGCACCATGAGGGGTACTGGGAAGAGAAAGGTATTGATATCATCGGGGTGGATATCGACGCGATCGACATCACCGAAGACCGGCAGAAATTCCGCGACCTGATCGAGCGCATCGGCATCGACCAGTGCCGGAGCCGTACGGCGAAATCGCTGCTGGACGCCAAGGAAATTGCCCTGGAACTGGGCGGGTTGCCGCTGGTCATTCGCCCGTCGTTTACTCTCGGAGGTACCGGCGGCGGGATTGTATGGACGGAGGAGGAGTTTGAGCGCAAGGTGCTGCGCGGTCTCGAACTCAGTCCGATTCATGAAATCCTGCTGGAAGAGTCCATTTTCGGCTGGAAGGAGTTCGAGCTGGAGCTGCTGCGCGACAGCAACGAAAATGTGGTGATCATCTGTACGATCGAAAACTTCGACCCGATGGGGGTGCATACCGGCGACTCGGTAACCGTAGCACCGTCCCAGACGCTGACCGACAAGCAGTTCCAGCTGCTGCGCGACGCCGCCATCAGGATGATGCGTTCCATCGGCACCTTTGCCGGAGGCTGCAATGTACAGTTCGGTATGGAGCCGGGCACCGACCGTGTGGTCGCCATCGAAATCAACCCGCGGGTCAGCCGCTCATCGGCGCTCGCCTCCAAGGCCACCGGGTATCCGATCGCCAAGATCGCCGCGAAGCTGGCCGTCGGCTACAACCTGGATGAACTGGAGAATCAAATCACCAAAACCACCTCGGCATGCTTTGAACCGTCGCTGGATTACGTGGTAGTCAAGGTGCCGCGATTCAACTTTGAAAAATTTCCCGGGGTGGATGAAGAGCTTACCACACAGATGAAAGCCGTAGGCGAGGTAATGTCCATCGGCCGCACATTCCCGGAAGCGCTCAACAAGGCGTGGCAGTCGCTGGAGGTCGGCCGCGGAGGACTGGGTGCGGACGGCTACGAGGAGATCAACCGCGAGGAGGTGCGCAAGCGGCTGCTCAAGCCGTACTGGGACCGCAGCCTGCAGGTACGCAATGCGTTCAAACTGGGAACAAGCGTTGAGGAGTTGCACGATGTTACCCGGATCGACCCCTGGTTCCTGGAGCAGATCAGCTACATGGTCAGCCTGGAGAACCGGACCGAGGGCCAGACCCTGTACAACATCGGAAAAGAGGATCTGCGGGAGTTGAAGCAGGCCGGCTTCTCCGACAAGCAGATTGCGTGGATGCTGAGTCAAAGCGATGTGGAAAACATCACCGAAGCCCAGGTCCGTGAAAAGCGGGAGTCAATGGGAGTCAAGGCGGTATTCAAGATGGTGGACACCTGCGCCGGAGAGTTTCCCGCATCCACCCCGTACTACTACTCCTGCTACGACGAAGAAAATGAGAGCGAAGTCACCGACCGGAAAAAAGTCCTGATTCTGGGAAGCGGACCAAACCGAATCGGTCAGGGCATCGAGTTTGACTACTCCTGTGTCCATGCCGTGCTGGCCGCCAAAGATATGGGATACGAGACCATCATGGTTAACTGCAACCCCGAGACGGTCTCCACCGATTTCGATACCGCCGACAAGCTCTATTTCGAGCCGGTTTACTGGGAGCATGTGTACAACGTCATCCAGCATGAAAAGCCGGAAGGGATCATCCTTCAAGTGGGGGGACAGACCGCACTGAAACTGGCCAAGCAGCTTACCCGGCACAATGTCCGGATTTTCGGCACGCCTTTCGAAATGATGGACCTCGCCGAGGATCGCGGCAAGTTTTCCGAAACCCTGCTCAGGCTCAACATTCCGTTCCCCGCCTACGGAACGGCGTTTACTGCCAGGGAAGCCAGCGAAATCGCCAAACGCATCGACTATCCCGTATTGCTGCGCCCCAGCTATGTGCTTGGCGGCCAGGGTATGTGCATCGCTGTAAAGGAAAGCGAGCTGGAGGAGCATGTGCGGACGCTTCTCAAAACCCATCCCGAAAACGAGTTTTTGATCGACCATTTTCTGGAGAACGCCATTGAGGTGGACTTTGACTCGATCTATGACGGAGAACAGCTCCATATCTGCGGAATCATGCAGCACCTGGAGCCGGCCGGGGTCCACTCGGGCGACTCCACCGCCGTATTGCCGCCCTACTCGCTGAGCGACCGGGTGATCGAAACCATGAAAGAGTATCAGCTTAGAATTGCCAAAGCGCTGAATGTCAGAGGTTTCATCAATGTCCAGTACGCCGTGCAGGGATCCGACGTCTTTGTGATTGAGGCCAATCCGCGTGCCACCCGGACCATCCCTTTTGTCGCCAAAGCGACTGGCCGCCCCGAAGCCGATATCGGAGTGAAAGTGATGCTGGGCGCCAAGCTTTCGGATTTCGATGATCTGGAATCAAAGCTGGAGAATTATGCGATCAAGGAGCCGGTTTTCCCGTTCGACAAATTCCCCGAGGTCAAAAAGGAGCTGGGCCCGGAGATGAAATCCACCGGAGAAACCATCTACTTCCTGAAAGACTTCCAGGACGAGCATTTCCGGAAACCGTTTGAGTTCAAGAATCTCTATCTTAGCCGGTAG
- the mdh gene encoding malate dehydrogenase — translation MKITVVGAGGNVGSTVALTIAQRDFAKEIIAVDLEIKKDDKSFFPSKGRGLDQWQTSPILNFDTRVKGTVDYEDTADSDICVITAGLPRRPGMSRDDLLSANMNIVKDVTTKLVKYSPNTIIVVVSNPLDLMTYVAYKASGLPANKVVGMAGILDTARYRAFLAEELNLSPKDIQALILGGHGDSMVPLPRYTTVSGIPVTHFIGKEKLDEIIQRTKVGGGELVGLMGTSAWYAPGAAAAQMVEAIALDQNRIFPCAAYLEGQFGLKDLYVGVPVRLGKDGVQEILEIDLNEEEQAMLDESADHVRKGLEDLKRLD, via the coding sequence ATGAAAATTACCGTAGTAGGAGCAGGCGGCAACGTGGGATCCACCGTTGCCCTCACCATCGCTCAAAGAGACTTTGCAAAGGAGATTATCGCCGTTGACCTTGAAATCAAGAAGGACGACAAGTCCTTTTTCCCGTCAAAGGGACGGGGACTTGACCAGTGGCAGACCTCTCCCATCCTGAACTTTGACACACGGGTTAAAGGTACGGTGGATTATGAGGATACGGCCGATTCCGATATTTGCGTCATCACCGCCGGCCTTCCGCGCCGTCCGGGCATGAGCCGCGACGACCTGCTCAGCGCCAACATGAACATCGTAAAAGATGTTACCACCAAGCTGGTCAAATACTCACCGAACACCATAATCGTAGTGGTTTCCAACCCGCTCGACCTGATGACCTACGTTGCGTACAAGGCCAGTGGCCTTCCCGCCAACAAGGTGGTGGGTATGGCCGGTATTCTGGATACCGCCCGCTACCGCGCCTTCCTGGCCGAGGAGCTGAATCTCTCGCCGAAGGACATCCAGGCTCTTATCCTCGGTGGCCACGGCGACTCCATGGTTCCGCTGCCCCGATACACTACCGTATCCGGCATTCCGGTAACCCACTTCATCGGCAAGGAAAAGCTGGATGAAATCATTCAGCGCACAAAAGTGGGCGGCGGCGAGCTGGTCGGCCTCATGGGCACCTCCGCCTGGTACGCTCCGGGGGCTGCGGCCGCTCAGATGGTCGAAGCCATTGCCCTGGACCAGAACCGCATCTTCCCGTGTGCCGCATACCTCGAAGGACAGTTCGGTCTGAAAGACCTGTACGTCGGTGTGCCGGTGCGCCTTGGCAAAGATGGTGTTCAGGAGATTCTCGAAATCGATCTGAACGAAGAGGAGCAGGCTATGCTGGATGAGTCTGCCGATCACGTCAGAAAAGGCCTTGAAGACCTCAAGCGACTTGACTGA